The sequence below is a genomic window from Amia ocellicauda isolate fAmiCal2 chromosome 6, fAmiCal2.hap1, whole genome shotgun sequence.
tgccaaatgtttttcatttttttgactTTTTTTAGTGTTTCCCAGAAAGAATTTAGATCTATTGAATTTTCAATTTCTAATAATTGCTGGGACATGTAGTCGTGCTTTTTCTTGTGCAGCAGTTGTCTGTAGTGTTGTGTAGCCTAGCAGTGGCTGAGCCGCAGCTCCTGGTTGTGCAGCTCGTGATGCTTCTGGTTGGACAGCTGTCTCTTTTCTGATGGCGCATTGCTTATCAAACCACCTTTTGTCTCGTTTGTTGGTGtctctattttttgttttttgaggttTAAGCTTAGTTCTTTTGGctaatattttgaaaatgtcctttattttacTGCCAGGTTTATTCCCATTTTTATTACTCTCGTATATTGTGGACTGAAAATTGTTTAGCATGTCTTCAGTCTCTGGCTGCTGAGTTGTTTCTTGAATTCCTCTGTGCTACCCTCTGTCCACATGTATGAGGGTTTgagtttaattaatttgatgGGGGGTTGTGGttcttgtttgtgtgttgatcattttaaatgttcgACTATTTGATTGTGGTCAGAAAGGGGCGTTTGTTGCTTCACTATGAAATAATTTATATTGTCAGGGTCCATGTCTGTTACGGCAAAGTCAACTACACTGTTCCCCAGGGCTGAGCTGTaggtgaatctccccagagagtcccCGCTTGTCCTGCCATTGACAATGTACAGACCCAGGCCTTTACAGAGACCCAGTTCCCGCTCTTGTtgaccacgctgtcgtggcatTGTCACCTGTGTGTGGAACAGAGAGGTGCTCCCCGTTATGTGTCCATTCCCCTCTGCACTGATGTAGTCGacctctctgccagtcctggcattgaggtctTCACACAGTAGCACCAAGCCCAGGGTCTGGTAGTGACTTGTTTCAATTTGGAGGTTGTGGAATGCCTCCTCTTTAAAGTAGGGGGAGTCTGAGGGGGGCATGTAGACAGCACACAGGTATGAGCTGGTTTGTTGATGTAATATTTAGCCTGTGATTTTGAGTCATATGTGCGTCTCGCCCCTCTGTACTGGCGAGATTTGGTTTTTGAGCTCCTCTCTATACCACACAATGCCCCCCCAagtccctcccctctctccactCTCTCCACTCTCTCCACCTCCACCTATTCTACAGtagtaaaatacaatatagcGCAAGCACATTACaatagtataatacagtacagtagtacAGACAGTAGTTTGTGAAtgatcaatctctctctctctccctgactGCTGCCCCCCCAGGCCCAGGCCAGGAATTCTCCCCCCAGGCGATCGTGCAGCTGATTCAGGCAGTGGGCCGGCGCTGGGAGCAGTACAGCACTCGGGAGCGGGGGCGGCTGTTCCAGGGCGTGCAAGAGGAGCTGGCCCAAAACGGCCAGGCCTTCCCCCTCGAGCGCATCCGCCGCAAGTGGAACAACCTGCTGGTCACCTACAAGAGGGTGCATGAGCGCGCACGCTACACCGGCCAGCACAAGACCACCTGGGAGTACTACGAGGTCAGTGGGATGGGGGAGCACAGGGCAGTACACtacagtccagtgcagtgtagtagtgTAGTTTAGTGTAGTGCAATATAGTCCAGTTCTATACAGTACAAGTTCTACACTTTGACTAATCCTTAAAGGGTAAAAGAACAAGGTGCTAGACATTTTACCCAGATCGAATAATTACTTTTGATCGTGCTGGTATTCtcaacaaaacacacataaCCCAATGGTTCAAGTTTATTTACCAACTTTTCGGGTCAAGTAACACtcgagaaagacctaggagtctatgtggactcctcactttctccaaccaaacagtgtggggaagcaataaaaaaaggcaaacagaatgttagggtatattgtcaaaagtgtagaatttaaaacaagggaagtaatgttaagactgtacaatgcgctagttagacctcatctggatatctgtgtacagttctgggttccacacttcaagaaagatatcgctgctctagaggcagttcagagaagagcaaccagaccagatcagcagggacacacgcacccggggacacaaatggaaattgggcttcaaggcattcaagacggaaaacagaagacacttcttcacaccgAGAGTTGtcgcaatctggaacaaactccccagcgatgtggttgaagctgaaaagttgagaacatttaaaaataaactggaatgtatccttgtatcacttagttattaatggacaccaaatgagcacgataggtcgaatggcctcctggcgtttgtaaactttcttatgttcttatgcactAGTTAAACACCTGATCTGTTGAATTGGCTGTCTCTGTCAATGACACTGTCTCTCCcttcttctccctccctcccccagaTGATGGATGCCTTGCTGAGTGGCTCCTCGAAATCCCAGGGCAGAGAGGGCACCATGGCCGCCATGGCCACCACGACAAACGCAGCCCTCTCCCTGGCTGTCTCCAGCTGCCTCCTGCCAGGGTCCCTCCCCACATCCCTCCTCACCTTGCCCTCCCTGCTCCCATCCCTGCTCCCCTCCCCCCGCTCCTGCCCCCCCCAGGCCCTCCcatcctcccctctctctccgcccccccccccaccttcctCCTCCATCAACCCAGACCCCCCAAACCCAGCACCCCAGCCCCCAGCCTCGGCCTTGACCTCACCCCCCCCTCAAGAGGGCCCCAGCTCCCTCACCCGGCCCCGCCGCCTGGCCCCCCGCCTCCGGGTAAACCGCAAGCTGAAGCAGCCGGCAGTCGACTCTGCGGCAGCGTTCCtggcccagcagcacagccaggcGGAGGAACGCACCGGGCTGCTGCAGAGCTTCCTGGCAGCCCAGGAGGAGCGAGGGAGGGCGGAGGAGAAATGGCGGcggcgggaggaggagcgggagcGACGCAGGGAGCTGCGGGAGCGGCGAGCGCTGGGCACACTGGGCCGGTTGGTCACCACgctggagctgctctcctccAAGCAGGACACTGCCATCGCCCTGCTGCAGCGGCTGGCCGACCAGCACTGAGGaggaagggaggggagggagaaaCAGGGAAGTGATCGAGAGAGACAGCaatgtgtggactatagtatagtagtagtatagtatGGGGCCCAGCATTCTCTCTCTGCAGTAGCAGTTGAGGCAGTTGTCTGTCACTGTGCCCCCCAGCCCTGTTCCTCCCCCCCACACTCTGTCCTGctgtccttgtgctccagctgtGCTGTCAGTCTCTGTATCGAGCCGTCACTGGCCGAATGGAAGCTTCCCCTCAGTTGTTAGAAAATCAAACACTTAGGAGAATTTGGATGCCTTGTCTGGAATTCCATATTTCACTGAAATCTCCCCAACTGTCACTATGAGGTCAAATGAAGTCAtggagagctcagctggaaagAAGCCTGGCAGGAGAGAGGGTCCCTTGGGCCGGGCTGGGCTGGGGTGGGCTTGGGCTGGTGTCTTTTATGTGACACCGGGCTGGGCTTGTTGCAGTCAGCCTGGTCGCGCCCCCACAGCGGCAGCCACTTGCTCTTGGCCTAAGTCAAAGGTCATGCGGAGGTGCAGGGGTCAGTTTTCTGAAGGGGGGACGGGCAACACTCCAGCAGGCAACAGCACTGGGAAAGAAGCCTGGGTTGCCATGGAACCCCCCTGTGCTCCTGCTGCCCCATGACCATTGAAGGCCTGTGTGCATGTGGACTACAGCCAGCCTCTATAATGTTGTCTCCCTGTGCTCAGGGGCAGGGACTGGCTGCCCTGGgtcctgtttgtgtttctgtgacaGGCCTCGGTGCAGTGATAGTTtgcagtgtgttgttgttgtttttattattattattattattattattattattattatatgtgatTATATGTGTGGCTTTGAGCCCTCAGTGTGTCCAGTACAGCGGGGGGTTTTGTCTGGTGAGAACTGGGCTCACTTTGGACCAGCAGCATATTGatacactcatgcacacacacacaatcagacacacacattaacacatacATTAATGCATACACAAAGATACACCAGCACAttatggggggggggagggggactaTACAgtaatgttaaataaaataaaacaaatctacgTTCGCTTTTTCTTCCTCCTTGTGCAGACAATTGTTTGGTTTTGACTTTCAATTAAACTTTCGATTTTTGTgttgattttcattttgttattttgtaggttTTTTTTCACTTCATAAAAAATATGTTGACTTTTTTCCATTTGGTTTGGTTTATTCTGTCTGCTACGGTCCACTGTCTTGCTacacattaataatgataaaattaataataataattgtaaggaGCAATGGGTCAACTAACTCGGTTCTGGTCACTCACTGGGTCGTTATCAGGATGCAGAGGCAGCCAGGCTGAGGAGGCGTCCTGGACTCGGCGCAGTGAGTCTGAGTGGGAGGTCACAGAGCTGCAGGTTCTTTATAGGAATATGTTCTGTTCCCCATGACTCCAGGGGGTCCACATGTGTTCTGGATGCCCTACCTAAACAACACACACCTCTGTATTCAGGCTGTGTCTCTGATTGCCCTGGGCTCTGTCCTTTAATTGTTCTCCTTCATATCCATATCCAGATACACCTGCCTGCTGATTAACCGCTCTGCCAACAGTGCCTGTAATGTTGtaaagcatcttaatgaaaataatattctTGGAGATATTAAACATTGGTTTAGATGAaccagatcatgtcttactaatttattagttcTTTGatcatgcaactgcagctgtagatcatgtgaaagcatacgatatgatatacttagattttcagaaggcttttgataaggttccacaccagaGACTGATCcttaaattggaagctgtaggcatttagGGTaacgtaagtagatggattatgaactggttgatgtataggaaacagggtgtcaattagaggagttgcttctaactggagtgaggttgttagtggagttccacagggatcagtactagggcctttgctgtttctaatctatattaatgatctggattctgggatagttagcaaacttgtcaaatttgcagatgatactaaaatatgtggctcagcagatacaatctcggcagcaaaagttattcaaagggacttggatagtattcagttgtgggccgacacctgggagattaaattcagtgtggacaagtgcaaggtattacatgcaggtaatacaaatgtccacagtaattacactataggaggaatagaactagatgaagtaacgcaatagaaagacctaggagtctacatggattCTGgacactttctccatccaaacaatgtggggaagcaataaaaaaggaaaacagaatgttagggtatattgtcaagtctagaatttaaaacaaggtaaTGTTAAGATAGTGTACattgcactagttagacctcatctggaattctgtgtacagttctgggttccacacttcaagaaagatatcactgatatcaaccagacttattccaggtttgaagggaatgtcctactcggagagactgagggacctgaaccttttcaccctggaacaggggagactacatggggatttgattcaagtcttcaaaatcatgaaagtcaTCGACCatttcaaaccagaggagcttttccagatctgcagggaaacacagacccggggacacaaatggaaattgggcttcaaggcattcaagacggaaaacaggagtcacttcttcacacagggagtcatcacaatctggaacaaactccccagcgatgtggttgaagctaaaaactagggaacattcaaaaatacactggataggatccttggatcccTTAGATACTAATGGATACTAAATGatcatgatgggtcgaatggcctcctcttgtttgtaaactttcttatgttctcatgttcttatgttctttattATCTGTAGTGCCTTGGTGGTGCGCATCATGCTGGTACACAGTGAAATCATCTCTCACAATCACAGTAATAATATGTGCAATGGCAGTCCAGTGTAGTTCTGTGCTTTATAGTGCAATACATGACAGTACACTGTAGTACTACACACCACACTACAAGTTATCTCTACAGTATTGTGTAGTCTGATAGTACAGTACTTTACACTAGAGTATTTTTCATCACACTGAGTAGTCTCTTACACTGCATTACAGTCAGCATATTAAAGTATATTACAATACAGTgttacactgcagtacaatgcaTTACAGTCAAGTACAGTCCATTactttacagtacagtactaaGACTATCCCAAGTGTCGTACATTCCCCTGACATGGAGGTGTAGGCAAACTCCCCACTCCCACTTTGAGCCCCGCCCAGTCCGCTCCACCCCTACCACTAAACACCTGTGAGAGTAAGAGTGGGAGAGTCAGTCTGCAGGTATGTCGCCCAGCAGGCTAAGCCACAACCCACTGCAGGcaatcacagaataacacagcacagcactggaACGACacacagcaagagagagagcagaggagACAGAGGAAGAGAGTGGAGGGCTGCGCTGTCCCCTTCACAGTGAGTACTGACTCGTCACTACTGTGATGCCTCTGCTGGGTATGAGAGGAGAATGTGTGAGGATTGAAAATAGACAAATGACTTTCATGAACTCTGTATTTTCAGCTTTTCCTTGAGTGTCAGCTTAGAGGCTGAAGGTGTAGGTGGTGTCTGATAGAGTTACTTTGGACAGAACAGTAAATGTAGTACAGTAGGGTATAGGGAAGCACAATTGaatacagtacatacagtgCAGTCCAATGtagtataatacatttaatacagtgcagtacagcaccaCCCAGTAGAGTACAATGTAATGTAACACATTACAATCAACTGAACTGTAGTGCAGGGTCCCAGATTGAAGGCACAGattattttactattattat
It includes:
- the LOC136751527 gene encoding uncharacterized protein LOC136751527 isoform X2, which translates into the protein MNDFTYPVSSGKLFPPGSDGKTTIQIATGPVESVAAALQGGTGEGGTPKLMMLPQPAQDTGPGQEFSPQAIVQLIQAVGRRWEQYSTRERGRLFQGVQEELAQNGQAFPLERIRRKWNNLLVTYKRVHERARYTGQHKTTWEYYEMMDALLSGSSKSQGREGTMAAMATTTNAALSLAVSSCLLPGSLPTSLLTLPSLLPSLLPSPRSCPPQALPSSPLSPPPPPPSSSINPDPPNPAPQPPASALTSPPPQEGPSSLTRPRRLAPRLRVNRKLKQPAVDSAAAFLAQQHSQAEERTGLLQSFLAAQEERGRAEEKWRRREEERERRRELRERRALGTLGRLVTTLELLSSKQDTAIALLQRLADQH
- the LOC136751527 gene encoding uncharacterized protein LOC136751527 isoform X1, with product MTGARGSEGAPAGDGSSSALREDSSEPAATTGTGTGTSSGTGTGTETGTGPGLKSQVDLSSACRILVYPVSSGKLFPPGSDGKTTIQIATGPVESVAAALQGGTGEGGTPKLMMLPQPAQDTGPGQEFSPQAIVQLIQAVGRRWEQYSTRERGRLFQGVQEELAQNGQAFPLERIRRKWNNLLVTYKRVHERARYTGQHKTTWEYYEMMDALLSGSSKSQGREGTMAAMATTTNAALSLAVSSCLLPGSLPTSLLTLPSLLPSLLPSPRSCPPQALPSSPLSPPPPPPSSSINPDPPNPAPQPPASALTSPPPQEGPSSLTRPRRLAPRLRVNRKLKQPAVDSAAAFLAQQHSQAEERTGLLQSFLAAQEERGRAEEKWRRREEERERRRELRERRALGTLGRLVTTLELLSSKQDTAIALLQRLADQH